Below is a window of Oryza brachyantha chromosome 10, ObraRS2, whole genome shotgun sequence DNA.
GTGGACTGAAATACGTGGCtatttagggggtgtttggatccctatgacttttttttaagtctctgtcacatcgaatgtttagacactaattaaaagtattaaatatagactattaataaaactcacctcatattctagactatttcgcgagacgaatctattaagcctaattagtccatgattaacgaatgtgatgctacagtaaacatgtgctaatcatggattaattaggcttaaaaattttgtctaataaaatagcatttatttatgtaattaattttgttagcggtctatatttaatactcataatTTACGCctaaacatttgatatgaCAAGAAACTGAAAAAAGTTTCTGATCCAAATAGCCTCTTACCTAGCTAGACTGAGAAATTTATGACCGGCGGCTATAGTTTTGACACACAGCAGTTATTGGTGAAACTGCCACGAAAGAAGCAACCAATCCGATCAGCATATATCCATCTTCGTTGGGAGTTGGGAATTAATGTTACTTGACGAGCATTTTGGGTCAGCCAAAGTGGCTAACTGCCACGAGCAGACGAGCTAGCATACTTGACGAGCTGGACTTATAACTGACATAGATCCTGACAAAAACAGAGATTGtcactctatttttttataaacagtataagatttttttagtcctatttatactaatatagatataataatttagttatatataaaacatatattttctacCCTAAAAGCGTAagtatactattaaatatgaCACATCCTAGTGTAACGAATCAGACAATGTATGTGTAGATTCGTAGTACTACAATATATTATATCGAGTTCTAGgttaattggttttttatgaGACAAAGAGACTATATtgattcataaataaatttaatttaaatctaaaagtcTTGTGATATGGAATGGAGAAAGTTATTATTTCAGTGATAGTTCTCTCATTGACCTACTtgtgataataaattttagcaCATAGATTATGTTATTGATTATATTATAACGGGCTCTCTTACCATTCGTCTCAAAATTGATGTGAGGCAGTGAGGTAGTccttatactacctccgtccctaaatattaacgccgttgactttttaatacacattTGACGATTcatcttaattaaaaaatatacataattactaattattttttatatcatgttATTTATTGTCAAGTATagttttatgcatatatataactttacatattttacacaaaaattaaataagacgaatagtcaaacgtgtattaaaaagttaacgacgtcaaacatttagagatggagggagtattttataGTACAAGTCGTCACCATCTTCGTCACCCGACTATATGGATCGCTTTTAACTGGGCATAACCCAACGTGGCTTTGAATCCTACATGTACAGGTGTAATTaataagagtaattttattatccttgAAAAGGTACTatgagataccactgttttctatgtaaaatttggtacatttatcaaattttacatagaaagcAGTGATAATTAagatgtatcaaattttatatagaaaacagtgataacTCATGGCACCACCTCAAGCAGAATACACATGCCATTCCTTATGgaagttttattattattcatatgGTGTCACGTAAgcgataaaatattttattggtgATTGAAATAGAtcatatgataattttttttattttattgtttatatatgcaaTACATGCAAGAGACTTGCAGTATGAGAAACAATTTATGCACGGTTTTATGGAGATATAAAATCTGTTCGTTACGAGTATTAGTAAGAACAAATTCCATTGAAAGTGACCTAAGCCATTATGGGTACGACATTCAATGCGTGTGCTGTGTTTGTTACGTTGCTGAATGCAGTCATACACTACCGTCCGTCTATTTGCCTATGTTTATgtctataagctaaaatttaatttttattttgatgtttttatcgtaattttttttcagccgtgacttttaaatcgctaagaagaacatttaatcataaattatttttcattcacaaATATGCCTTATCTATCGTCAGTGTATTCATGCACAcatgcataattttttataaatatgtatggtATGTATGTACACAAAAACGTAGCTCACTCTCCAGCGCGGGGCCATGGCGAGCAACAGCTTCCCGAAGGTGCCGGCGAGCGCGCTGCTGCCGACCATGCCGCGCATCGGCATGGGCACGGCGGCGTTCCCTTTCACGTCCTCGGAGGAGAccacggcggcgctgctccgcGCCATCGAGCTCGGCTACCGCCACTTCGACACGGCCAGGATATACGCCACCGAGGGGTGCGTCGGCGCGGCCGTGGCGGAGGCCGTCCGGCGTGGCCTCATCGCCTCCCGCGCCGACGTGTTCGTCACCTCCAAGCTCTGGTGCAGCGACGCCCACGCCGGCCGCgtggtgccggcggcgagggagacgcTCCGCAACCTCGGGATGGAGTACGTCGACCTGTTCCTCGTCCACTGGCCGGTCAGCCTCACGCCGCCGGGGAAGTACGAGTACCCGTTCGCGAAGGAGGAGATCTCGCCGTCGTTCGACATGGAGGGCGTGTGGCGCGGCATGGAGGAGTGCCACCGGCTGGGCCTTGCGCGGGCCATCGGCGTCAGCAACTTCTCCGCcgagaagctggagaagcttcTGTCGGTCGCCGTGGtgcggccggcggtggagcAGGTGGAGGTGAACCCGATGTGGCAGCAGAGGAAGCTGCGGGAGGTGTGCCGGCGGGAGGGCGTGCAGCTGTGCGGGTACTCGCCGCTGGGAGCGAAGGGCACGCCGTggggcagcgcggcggtgaTGGACTCCGACGTCCTCCATCAGATCGCCGGATCCAAGGGCAAGACGCTTGCTCAGGTACCTTCATTGTACTTCACTGCGTAAATACAAACCTATGCTTTGCTATGAAAAAACATGAATCATACGTATGCCATTATTGATTGAAACttgttttttaagataaaaaatagaataatacATTAGACTATTTTGAAACAATACAGTCAGTGGACGATAGATTTCGCTGTTACCGCTGTTACCTCCTATTAGAATAATATAGATACTTGTATGAAGACGccatgtttcattttttttcaaaaaatattaggacTGACTCtgatgtattttactggtagtaaaatttaatctataccgttgatctatttttattagacgGCTgcgattaaattatactaacaacaatattaggtTCAGTAcaaatttgaaggggtaatattgtcatttttattgtgatctttattaaaaaaacaaaattacaaaatattgctaattaagtaataacaaagtaaaaaatacccCTTTTCTATTGGTAGtgtaatactaccagtaaaatatatCAGAGAGTTGcccaaaatattaataattaaagtatatatttatatcacaaattttaccaaaaaagcgtgatgtattatattttttaaagtaatttgaTGCTGCAGATTTGCTTGAGGTGGTTGTACGAGCATGGtgatgttttgttggtgaagACATACAATGAGAAGAGGATGAAGGAGAATCTTGAGATATTTGAGTGGGAGCTGAGTGagcaagagagggagaagatcAGCCAGCTTCCCCAGCAAAGAGGTCTGCCTGGATTTCAGTTCATCTCTGATTTTGGCCCTTACAAGTGCGTTGAAGATCTGTGGGATGGGGACGTGTAGCAGCCTACTTAATTAGCTATATACATCAATAATAACTTGGCATTTGATTATCTTCCTTTGGTGAGAAATAATTAATGCCAATTGAGCGCTATATTGACGTGCTCCATTGTGATAATCAGTAATCTATTTCTATTCGATAAGTAAAATAACTTTGTACCATAATAATGTAACTTGCCGGTGTCGTTGACAGGTGTAATTAATAGTGCAAATCCCAGAGAAATCGTAATGGGAAACCATGGAGTGTGACCATATGAAATGTATCGGagaaatgattaattatttcgTTGTAGATGAACTCGGACAAaaacactgtttttttttcccgaaaTTGCAGAAACAAATGAGGATCCTGTCACGAGTTGCTCACAAGTTGGACTCGTACGTATGTCCAGTATTGAGAATCAACGAGAGTCTCGAGCGACACGCGAGACACGTTTgatataattaaactaattgcATACAACTTCGCCGTTCATAATATATgggaaaaaattgcaaacaaCTCCAAATGTTACGTTTTTTTTGAGATTCCCCTACAAAACGATTTTCTACAAATATCAATTCCTAATTCAACTTGCTTCGAAATTCGATCCCTCCTATCATCACTACAGGCACAATCTCATGATCCTTTTATGCATGTTCTTATGACCTAGCATATCTTTATGAGCAACTGCATTAGTCAAGTTTAGTTCGGTGAAAGCACAAGACATGACTTGAATGACAACAATGGCTACTCTCGGCCTATTTGTATTCGTACAAGCACGTGCGAGGGTCTACGGTCACAAGGATGTGTTTGTAGCAATAATAGGGGGCAATCTTAAATCAAACTAAATTAACAGTGGGTCTCGAGCTCAATAAGTTGACAaatgagccgagccgagttagCTTGTTATTGTAACGTGCCAGGCCGAACCGAGCCAAGCCCCTAAATAAGAGCAATATagtttttaattattgttcGACACGTATGTACTTGTTACTTTGTTGGTCGAGAAATATAACACTTATTAGCTTTGGATACATCTCTAATCTTGGTTTTAATTTGAGCATTACATCATTAATTCACAATAtgtcaacaacaaaaaaatttacaaaaataaatatttcaaatacgAATTGAATGACTCCACTCAAGCCTCTGTTGGTTCAGTGGGATTTAATCCctaacaagaaaaacatatatatccagACAAATATTGATTGAGTAGATACGTCCAATGCTGTCTAAAACCTTCTTCCAATCGTTCTTTTGAGAAGTTGTGGAATAGATAcagcaaaacaagaaaaaaaatggttctcTCCCAATCGCTCGGTGAAGAAGTTGTGGAATTTTTAcagtaaaaacaaaacatttggTTCTCTCCGCATGTCGCCTTCCCTCAATCCCTCCTCACTTTGATGTCAAAGGAATTACTCACCTTTTCTCAgcgtaaaaaaattctctttgcccgctctctcttccctcctggtgtaaaaaataataattaatcccATCATTCGTCTTTAGGTAAAATAATTACTCCttccctaaaaaaaaaacttcctcATGCTTGGTTTTGTTGgccgtaaaataaatattttacaccatgacatatatatttgagtATTTGTTTACTTATAGATATTCTCATGAAATGGATCACATGCGTAAAAGAATTACACATAACACATTAGGCCACACAATGAGTCCTCATTTACAAATTTCTTAATCAGGTACtagcatattttatttatttcttaaaaaagataCTAAGAGATCTCGTCTTGGTCAGACTTATATCTCGATCGCTTTGAACACAGCACAACAGCCTAGGCGGCTTTGGGCCCTAGATGTAAAAGGTGTATTTAATCATTGTGCAATATTGCATGCCTAGTAAATAAATAGTATTGcaatataaaatactaaaacTGAATTATTATTAGTGCTAATTAAGCAGATCAGCTCGCATGTGCTCTAAGGCTATTCTCCGTGGTACTTTTATTTAGCATTAATTAGGTGTCACGTCagatattttaaagatatgGTACGAATTTAATTAGGAAAGAGAATAGAACCTTTCATCCTAGTGAAAGGCTTGTGGTGTTATttccaaacaaataaaagtcAAATGAAAGTTTATTGAAGCCAAACCTTTCTCTCATGTAGATCTCGTGCGGGGTCTACCTTCTATTTTCCTCTATGTATATCAAATCTATGatactgtaaaataaaatagaccaCTGAGAGATGCCTTTttatttcatagaaaaaactaGAACGCTTAGAAACTATAACGAAAAGGGGCCACTCAGAATGGCCTAACTATCACATTGGTACTGACCAGATCAACATCGATACCTTCGTTACTACCCAATCCGTTTAAAGATACAAGCGCAATTAATGTGAGGAATATAGCCAATAGCTAGATCtaaaattatcattttatctatagttaatatCAATAGTTAAGAAAGGCCACCAACACACAAAGTGCTAGATGAGTAAAGTTGGGACTATATTTCTACCTTACGTCGAGTAGAGATAGCAACGGGGACGCATGACCCGAGACCCGATGGTTATTTACTCTATTAGAGTACGTGtatatgaactaaatatatcaCTCGTGGGTAAGCAATCGGACAAAAACCTTCACCCGATGAATACACACGTATGGAAACGTTCTTATGAtccccatacccgtttacccatgggtaataaatacccacGAGTTTAAATGCACGTTATGGtccaatattaaatttgcctagcccaattaaccaaaactctaggtatttaaaccatccatataTTTTCACCACACTATATGAATATGTGATATCTTAAGTATTAGTGTCTACtgtaatatactatataaaaactatGCACTTTAGATTCTTTTAAACTATTGTGGGTATATGAGTAACCCGACGGGTAAAGTTTAGCCAAGTGGGTATGGGTCTGGGAAAATCTTTCTACCCGTGACGGGTATGGATATTTTGATAGTATGAAATTTTGTTGGTGAGTATGGGTCTGGGGTACCAATATCCAATGGGTATTTACGCATTGCCTTCCCTAATGTCGAGTGTGCATGctgctacaaattagtagccagCTTTTCCTTTGTTAACAATCTTTTTCATTCTTTCACCATATATACAACATGACTGTCCTTATAGGTTGCTGATGCTGCTCCTAAACATGTAGGATTAAACACACATCAAGCGAAAAACGAAAACTTAAATATGTGATGTTATGGGCGGTAGAAATGATATCATGAAACGGAGAGGAAGGTTACAATTGGTTAACAAAAGAACATAGACGCGTAAAAATTTATGTCTTATGACAAGGGCATCGCTGCCCTATCAGGGTACCTGCTCGCATGCGCGTCTGCACGATATTTAATGCGGTGCAGGCGCACGACTTGGTCTACCGCGAGGGCTGCACGTGTCCCCGGCCCTCTCCCATCGCAATAAATACGGTGGTTTAGTCCGTAGGCTATGTCCTCCTACCACATGGGCACCCACAGCACGTCTAGGGCATACCGCGGGGGTCGGGGGTGCCCCGACCCCATCCCTTGGCTGGCACTCGTGGATCCCAACCCCGGGGGCGCGCGTTCCCTGGGCCCGACCCCTTTCCCCTTGGGGTCTGGGAGTTTCTGGGACCATAGTTGCCATGTCCCAACCTCACGGGATACCCGAGACCCATATCTCCGACAACAATTAATGTCAAGAATATAGCCAATAGCtagatctaaaaattatcatttatctatagttaatgtTAATAGTTTAGAAAGGCGACCAACACACAAAGTGCTAGATGAGTatggtaaaatattattggttAGCGAAAAGTTGGGACTATATTTCTACCTTATGTGTCGAGTGTGCAGActgctataaattagtagccaacTTTTCCCTTTGTTACCAATCTTTTTCTTCCTATCACCATATATACAACATGACTGTCATTATAGGTTGCTGATGCTGCTCCTAAACATGTAGGATTAAACACACATCAAGCGAAAAACGAAAACTTAAATATGTACATTGTGAGCGGTTGAGAAatgatattatgaaacagagagtaAGGTTACAATTGGTTAACAAAAGAACATAGATgcgtaaaatttttatgtcttATGATAAGTTTTAATCTGTGAAATTAATGGCTATCAACTCCATCTTTTTGCTTgagcttatgtttataagccaaaacttGAATTTGTAACCTTAAATGTGGAGttcagattgctaagaataagtatataaaagttttacttataaattatttttttattaaaaaactaaacagtatattttggAAGGGAGCAGCAGTTGTTTCTGTGCAAGTGGTGCACTACCCACGTATTACGACCGATGGTGCAGCATGCAGCAGATCCACTCGTTTTTCTACAAATGAAGCCACACACCCCTCGTGGTCCGACCATCACACTCAGCAGAGGTAGCAGCACACTGCAAATGGGGAGCATCCCGGAGGTGCCGACGAGCGCGCTGCTGCCGACCATGCCGCGCATCGGCATGGGCACGGCGGCGTTCCCCTTCACGTCCTCGGAGGAGAccacggcggcgctgctccgcGCCATCGAGCTCGGCTACCGCCACTTCGACACGGCCAGGCTATACGCCACCGAGGGCTGCGTCGGCGCGGCCGTGACCGAGGCCGTCCGGCGCGGCCTCATCGCCTCCCGCGCCGACGTGTTCGTCACCTCCAAGCTCTGGTGCAGCGACGCCCACGCCGGCCGCGTGGTGCCAGCGGCGAGGGAGACGCTCCGCAACCTCGGGATGGAGTACGTCGACCTGTTCCTCGTGCACTGGCCGGCGAGCGTGATGCCCGGGAAGTACGAGTTCCCGTTCCCCAAGGAGGAGATGGCGCCGTCGTTCGACATGGAGGGCGTGTGGCGTGGCATGGAGGAGTGCCATCGTCTCGGCCTCGCTCGCGCCATCGGCGTCAGCAACTTCTCCGCCGAGAAGCTGGAGCAGCTGCtgtcgctcgccgccgtgcggccGGCGGTGAACCAGGTGGAGATGAACCCGATGTGGCAGCAGAGGAAGCTGCGGGAGGTGTGCCGGCGGGAGGGCGTGCAGCTGTGCGGGTACTCGCCGCTGGGAGCGAAGGGCACGCCGTGGGGCAGCCCGGCGGTGATGGACTCCGACGTCCTCCATCAGATCGCCGGATCCAAAGGCAAGACGCTTGCTCAGGTAATTTAGTTCATACTATGCAATATATGTGCATTGTAATACGTctataattttagagtttttttactatacttAAAAAGCGTTtcga
It encodes the following:
- the LOC102710905 gene encoding probable NAD(P)H-dependent oxidoreductase 1 — its product is MASNSFPKVPASALLPTMPRIGMGTAAFPFTSSEETTAALLRAIELGYRHFDTARIYATEGCVGAAVAEAVRRGLIASRADVFVTSKLWCSDAHAGRVVPAARETLRNLGMEYVDLFLVHWPVSLTPPGKYEYPFAKEEISPSFDMEGVWRGMEECHRLGLARAIGVSNFSAEKLEKLLSVAVVRPAVEQVEVNPMWQQRKLREVCRREGVQLCGYSPLGAKGTPWGSAAVMDSDVLHQIAGSKGKTLAQICLRWLYEHGDVLLVKTYNEKRMKENLEIFEWELSEQEREKISQLPQQRGLPGFQFISDFGPYKCVEDLWDGDV
- the LOC102711184 gene encoding probable NAD(P)H-dependent oxidoreductase 2, whose translation is MVQHAADPLVFLQMKPHTPRGPTITLSRGSSTLQMGSIPEVPTSALLPTMPRIGMGTAAFPFTSSEETTAALLRAIELGYRHFDTARLYATEGCVGAAVTEAVRRGLIASRADVFVTSKLWCSDAHAGRVVPAARETLRNLGMEYVDLFLVHWPASVMPGKYEFPFPKEEMAPSFDMEGVWRGMEECHRLGLARAIGVSNFSAEKLEQLLSLAAVRPAVNQVEMNPMWQQRKLREVCRREGVQLCGYSPLGAKGTPWGSPAVMDSDVLHQIAGSKGKTLAQELVSEHPNDLLEMDVRAG